A window from Citrus sinensis cultivar Valencia sweet orange chromosome 5, DVS_A1.0, whole genome shotgun sequence encodes these proteins:
- the LOC102630924 gene encoding putative disease resistance protein RGA3 isoform X2 — MKQNGHCPQEQVCSCSPTSSIGFEKIILRPDIAVKIKEINEKLDAIATQKYIFKFVENGSNSTRERPGRAQSTSLIDEEEICGRVDEKNELLSKLLCESSDSPKGLHIISIIGMGGMGKTTLAQLACNHEEVKRKFDKILWVCVSETFEEFRVAKAIVEALDGHESRLGEFQSLIKHIYESVAGMCFLLVLDDVWDGNYTKWEPFFHCLKNGLHGSKILVTTRKKSVASMMGSTNIISIKELTEEECRLLFNKIAFSDRPIKECEKLEQIGRKIANKCKGLPLAAKIIGSLMRSKETEEEWRRILNSGLWKVEEIEKGILSSLLLSYNDLPSKVKKCFSYCAIFPKDYNIEKDRLITLWMAQGYLDTEHDEEMESKGEEYFGILASRSFFQEFTKSYDNCIMQCKMHDMVHDFGQFISQNECLSMEISGLNAINSFDEKVRHLLLIVGNGASFPVSTCGVKRMRSLIIDYSRYFHLYLNGKILERLFRESTSLRVLEFGDWARSLQLGPLTRIPRNIERLVHLRYLNLSNQSIRKLPDTLCELYNLQKLDISCCCKLKELPQGIGKLINMRYLLNYGTISLRYMPVGIGRLTSLRTLDEFYVSGGGGIDGRKACRLESLRSLELLQVCGIRRLGNVTDVGEAKRLELDKMKNLSCLKLLFNKEEGDGQRRKNEDDQLLLEFLQPPPNLRKLLIGSYRGKTVFPPWMMSLTNLRSLDLDDCENCEKLPPLGKLPSLEKLSISFMCSVKRVDNEILGIESDHHDSSSCSSSSVTIAFPKLKSLTISWMLELEDWDYGIAKRGNAFISIMPRLSSLTFDSCPKLKALPDHFHQTTTLKEFNIGWNCGLLEKRYRKGEGEDWHKISHIPNLEIGP; from the coding sequence ATGAAGCAGAATGGTCATTGCCCTCAGGAGCAGGTATGTTCCTGCTCCCCTACCTCTAGCATTGGTTTTGAAAAAATCATTCTACGTCCTGACATTGCTGTCAAgatcaaagaaatcaatgaaaaGCTAGATGCTATTGCCactcaaaaatatatatttaagtttgtTGAGAATGGGAGTAACAGTACTCGTGAGAGACCGGGGCGGGCTCAGAGCACCTCCTTGATTGATGAGGAAGAGATTTGTGGTAGAGTtgatgagaagaatgaactctTAAGCAAGCTGCTGTGTGAGAGTAGTGATTCTCCAAAAGGCCTGCATATCATCTCAATTATTGGCATGGGAGGCATGGGGAAAACTACTCTTGCACAACTAGCCTGTAATCATGAGGAAGTGAAGAGAAAGTTCGATAAAATTCTATGGGTGTGCGTATCAGAAACTTTTGAGGAGTTTAGGGTTGCCAAAGCGATTGTTGAAGCTTTGGATGGTCATGAATCACGTTTAGGTGAATTCCAATCTCTTATTAAACATATCTATGAATCCGTTGCAGGAATGTGCTTTCTTCTTGTCTTAGATGACGTGTGGGATGGAAATTATACGAAATGGGAACCATTCTTTCATTGTCTAAAGAATGGTCTCCATGgaagtaaaattttagttacCACACGTAAGAAGTCAGTTGCATCCATGATGGGATCCACAAATATTATCTCCATTAAGGAATTAACTGAAGAGGAATGTCGGTTGTTATTTAATAAGATAGCATTTTCTGATCGACCCATCAAGGAATGTGAAAAATTAGAACAAATTGGGCGAAAAATTGCAAACAAGTGCAAAGGTTTACCTCTTGCTGCAAAGATAATAGGGAGTCTCATGCGCTCTAAAGAAACTGAAGAAGAGTGGAGAAGAATTTTAAATAGTGGTTTATGGAAAGTAGAAGAGATTGAGAAAGGCATTCTATCCTCATTGTTGTTGAGTTACAACGATTTGCCGTCCAAAGTGAAAAAATGTTTCTCTTATTGTGCTATCTTTCCAAAAGATTATAATATAGAAAAAGATAGACTAATAACATTATGGATGGCTCAAGGTTATCTTGATACAGAACATGATGAAGAGATGGAGTCAAAAGGTGAAGAGTATTTTGGCATCTTAGCTTCTCGCTCTTTCTTTCAAGAGTTTACGAAAAGTTATGATAATTGCATTATGCAGTGCAAGATGCATGATATGGTACATGATTTTGGCCAATTTATAAGTCAAAATGAATGTCTTTCGATGGAAATTAGTGGACTGAATGCcataaattcttttgatgagaAGGTTCGTCATTTACTGTTAATCGTTGGTAACGGGGCTTCATTTCCTGTCTCCACTTGTGGGGTTAAAAGAATGCGTAGCCTCATAATTGATTATTCCagatattttcatttgtatttaaatGGTAAGATCCTAGAACGATTATTTAGGGAATCGACAAGTTTAAGGGTATTAGAATTCGGCGATTGGGCCCGGTCATTACAATTGGGACCTTTGACTCGGATTCCAAGAAACATAGAAAGGTTGGTTCATTTAAGGTACCTAAACTTGTCTAATCAATCCATAAGGAAACTTCCGGACACGTTGTGTGAGTTGTATAATCTACAAAAGTTGGATATTAGTTGCTGCTGTAAACTTAAAGAGCTACCTCAAGGGATTGGAAAGCTAATAAACATGAGGTATTTACTAAACTATGGTACTATTTCTTTAAGGTACATGCCAGTAGGGATTGGGAGATTAACGAGTCTTCGGACCTTGGATGAGTTCTATGTGAGTGGAGGAGGAGGTATTGATGGCAGGAAAGCATGTAGGCTTGAATCTCTTAGAAGCTTGGAACTCCTTCAAGTATGTGGTATACGTAGACTGGGAAATGTGACGGATGTGGGTGAGGCTAAGAGATTAGAGCTCgacaaaatgaaaaacctcTCCTGTTTGAAACTTTTGTTTAACAAGGAAGAAGGAGATGGACAAAGGAGGAAGAACGAGGACGATCAACTTCTTCTTGAATTCCTGCAACCACCTCCGAATTTAAGGAAATTGTTGATAGGGTCATACAGAGGCAAGACTGTTTTCCCTCCCTGGATGATGTCATTAACCAATCTAAGGAGTTTAGATCTCGATGATTGCGAAAATTGTGAGAAGCTGCCTCCTTTGGGAAAATTGCCATCCCTTGAAAAACTCAGCATATCGTTCATGTGTAGTGTGAAAAGAGTTGATAATGAAATTTTGGGGATAGAAAGTGATCATCATGACTCATCTTCATGTTCATCTTCATCAGTTACTATTGCCTTCCCCAAATTGAAATCACTCACAATTTCTTGGATGTTGGAATTGGAAGACTGGGATTATGGGATTGCAAAAAGGGGAAACGCCTTCATCAGCATCATGCCACGTCTTTCTTCCTTGACATTTGATAGTTGCCCCAAATTAAAGGCACTGCCCGACCACTTTCATCAGACGACAACGTTGAAGGAATTTAACATTGGGTGGAACTGTGGGCTTCTGGAAAAGCGTTACCGCAAGGGGGAAGGAGAAGACTGGCATAAGATATCTCACATTCCCAACCTCGAGATTGGGCCTTGA
- the LOC102630924 gene encoding putative disease resistance protein RGA3 isoform X1 has protein sequence MVDAIVSPLLEKLISFSVKEVTQQVKLVKGLEQEVEKLTIHLQMIHAVLNDAEQRQVKEKSVRLWLGRLKDVSYDIEDVLDEWITARRKLQMKQNGHCPQEQVCSCSPTSSIGFEKIILRPDIAVKIKEINEKLDAIATQKYIFKFVENGSNSTRERPGRAQSTSLIDEEEICGRVDEKNELLSKLLCESSDSPKGLHIISIIGMGGMGKTTLAQLACNHEEVKRKFDKILWVCVSETFEEFRVAKAIVEALDGHESRLGEFQSLIKHIYESVAGMCFLLVLDDVWDGNYTKWEPFFHCLKNGLHGSKILVTTRKKSVASMMGSTNIISIKELTEEECRLLFNKIAFSDRPIKECEKLEQIGRKIANKCKGLPLAAKIIGSLMRSKETEEEWRRILNSGLWKVEEIEKGILSSLLLSYNDLPSKVKKCFSYCAIFPKDYNIEKDRLITLWMAQGYLDTEHDEEMESKGEEYFGILASRSFFQEFTKSYDNCIMQCKMHDMVHDFGQFISQNECLSMEISGLNAINSFDEKVRHLLLIVGNGASFPVSTCGVKRMRSLIIDYSRYFHLYLNGKILERLFRESTSLRVLEFGDWARSLQLGPLTRIPRNIERLVHLRYLNLSNQSIRKLPDTLCELYNLQKLDISCCCKLKELPQGIGKLINMRYLLNYGTISLRYMPVGIGRLTSLRTLDEFYVSGGGGIDGRKACRLESLRSLELLQVCGIRRLGNVTDVGEAKRLELDKMKNLSCLKLLFNKEEGDGQRRKNEDDQLLLEFLQPPPNLRKLLIGSYRGKTVFPPWMMSLTNLRSLDLDDCENCEKLPPLGKLPSLEKLSISFMCSVKRVDNEILGIESDHHDSSSCSSSSVTIAFPKLKSLTISWMLELEDWDYGIAKRGNAFISIMPRLSSLTFDSCPKLKALPDHFHQTTTLKEFNIGWNCGLLEKRYRKGEGEDWHKISHIPNLEIGP, from the coding sequence ATGGTTGATGCCATTGTTTCTCCTCTCTTAGAGAAGCTGATTTCCTTTTCCGTTAAAGAGGTGACACAGCAAGTAAAGCTAGTTAAGGGGCTTGAACAGGAAGTTGAAAAGCTTACAATCCATCTTCAAATGATTCATGCTGTGCTCAATGATGCAGAGCAGAGGCAAGTGAAGGAGAAGTCCGTAAGACTTTGGCTGGGTCGGCTCAAGGACGTATCCTACGACATTGAAGATGTGCTGGATGAGTGGATCACTGCACGGCGCAAATTGCAAATGAAGCAGAATGGTCATTGCCCTCAGGAGCAGGTATGTTCCTGCTCCCCTACCTCTAGCATTGGTTTTGAAAAAATCATTCTACGTCCTGACATTGCTGTCAAgatcaaagaaatcaatgaaaaGCTAGATGCTATTGCCactcaaaaatatatatttaagtttgtTGAGAATGGGAGTAACAGTACTCGTGAGAGACCGGGGCGGGCTCAGAGCACCTCCTTGATTGATGAGGAAGAGATTTGTGGTAGAGTtgatgagaagaatgaactctTAAGCAAGCTGCTGTGTGAGAGTAGTGATTCTCCAAAAGGCCTGCATATCATCTCAATTATTGGCATGGGAGGCATGGGGAAAACTACTCTTGCACAACTAGCCTGTAATCATGAGGAAGTGAAGAGAAAGTTCGATAAAATTCTATGGGTGTGCGTATCAGAAACTTTTGAGGAGTTTAGGGTTGCCAAAGCGATTGTTGAAGCTTTGGATGGTCATGAATCACGTTTAGGTGAATTCCAATCTCTTATTAAACATATCTATGAATCCGTTGCAGGAATGTGCTTTCTTCTTGTCTTAGATGACGTGTGGGATGGAAATTATACGAAATGGGAACCATTCTTTCATTGTCTAAAGAATGGTCTCCATGgaagtaaaattttagttacCACACGTAAGAAGTCAGTTGCATCCATGATGGGATCCACAAATATTATCTCCATTAAGGAATTAACTGAAGAGGAATGTCGGTTGTTATTTAATAAGATAGCATTTTCTGATCGACCCATCAAGGAATGTGAAAAATTAGAACAAATTGGGCGAAAAATTGCAAACAAGTGCAAAGGTTTACCTCTTGCTGCAAAGATAATAGGGAGTCTCATGCGCTCTAAAGAAACTGAAGAAGAGTGGAGAAGAATTTTAAATAGTGGTTTATGGAAAGTAGAAGAGATTGAGAAAGGCATTCTATCCTCATTGTTGTTGAGTTACAACGATTTGCCGTCCAAAGTGAAAAAATGTTTCTCTTATTGTGCTATCTTTCCAAAAGATTATAATATAGAAAAAGATAGACTAATAACATTATGGATGGCTCAAGGTTATCTTGATACAGAACATGATGAAGAGATGGAGTCAAAAGGTGAAGAGTATTTTGGCATCTTAGCTTCTCGCTCTTTCTTTCAAGAGTTTACGAAAAGTTATGATAATTGCATTATGCAGTGCAAGATGCATGATATGGTACATGATTTTGGCCAATTTATAAGTCAAAATGAATGTCTTTCGATGGAAATTAGTGGACTGAATGCcataaattcttttgatgagaAGGTTCGTCATTTACTGTTAATCGTTGGTAACGGGGCTTCATTTCCTGTCTCCACTTGTGGGGTTAAAAGAATGCGTAGCCTCATAATTGATTATTCCagatattttcatttgtatttaaatGGTAAGATCCTAGAACGATTATTTAGGGAATCGACAAGTTTAAGGGTATTAGAATTCGGCGATTGGGCCCGGTCATTACAATTGGGACCTTTGACTCGGATTCCAAGAAACATAGAAAGGTTGGTTCATTTAAGGTACCTAAACTTGTCTAATCAATCCATAAGGAAACTTCCGGACACGTTGTGTGAGTTGTATAATCTACAAAAGTTGGATATTAGTTGCTGCTGTAAACTTAAAGAGCTACCTCAAGGGATTGGAAAGCTAATAAACATGAGGTATTTACTAAACTATGGTACTATTTCTTTAAGGTACATGCCAGTAGGGATTGGGAGATTAACGAGTCTTCGGACCTTGGATGAGTTCTATGTGAGTGGAGGAGGAGGTATTGATGGCAGGAAAGCATGTAGGCTTGAATCTCTTAGAAGCTTGGAACTCCTTCAAGTATGTGGTATACGTAGACTGGGAAATGTGACGGATGTGGGTGAGGCTAAGAGATTAGAGCTCgacaaaatgaaaaacctcTCCTGTTTGAAACTTTTGTTTAACAAGGAAGAAGGAGATGGACAAAGGAGGAAGAACGAGGACGATCAACTTCTTCTTGAATTCCTGCAACCACCTCCGAATTTAAGGAAATTGTTGATAGGGTCATACAGAGGCAAGACTGTTTTCCCTCCCTGGATGATGTCATTAACCAATCTAAGGAGTTTAGATCTCGATGATTGCGAAAATTGTGAGAAGCTGCCTCCTTTGGGAAAATTGCCATCCCTTGAAAAACTCAGCATATCGTTCATGTGTAGTGTGAAAAGAGTTGATAATGAAATTTTGGGGATAGAAAGTGATCATCATGACTCATCTTCATGTTCATCTTCATCAGTTACTATTGCCTTCCCCAAATTGAAATCACTCACAATTTCTTGGATGTTGGAATTGGAAGACTGGGATTATGGGATTGCAAAAAGGGGAAACGCCTTCATCAGCATCATGCCACGTCTTTCTTCCTTGACATTTGATAGTTGCCCCAAATTAAAGGCACTGCCCGACCACTTTCATCAGACGACAACGTTGAAGGAATTTAACATTGGGTGGAACTGTGGGCTTCTGGAAAAGCGTTACCGCAAGGGGGAAGGAGAAGACTGGCATAAGATATCTCACATTCCCAACCTCGAGATTGGGCCTTGA